The following proteins come from a genomic window of Pyxidicoccus sp. MSG2:
- a CDS encoding LysR family transcriptional regulator, whose amino-acid sequence MNDIYGRNLDLNLLRVFVVVAEAGSVTAAASRLYLTQPAVSAALRRLASTVGAPLFVRAGRGLALTTRGERLLASARPHLGALVEAALTPATFDPKTSERTVRLGLSDVNEALLLPPLLRILATEAPRMRLVVLPVQFRTVADALTTSAVDLAVTVADELPAGTRRLALLKGGFVCLFDPRHARVGKRLTLERYLEHEHIIVSYNGDLRGVVEDHFDVQRRVRVSVPTFQSIGALLDGSDLLATVPLMVARDILSLRPHLKTTAVPLPLGGTAMELLWRGAVEDDEAIRFIRERVVEVTKRLKLGD is encoded by the coding sequence ATGAATGACATCTATGGGAGGAACCTGGACCTCAACCTCCTCCGGGTTTTCGTCGTGGTGGCGGAGGCGGGCAGCGTCACGGCGGCGGCGAGCCGCCTGTACCTCACGCAGCCGGCCGTGAGCGCGGCGCTGCGGCGGCTCGCCTCCACGGTGGGCGCGCCGCTCTTCGTCCGCGCGGGACGTGGACTGGCCCTGACGACGCGCGGCGAGCGCCTGCTCGCTTCGGCGCGGCCGCACCTGGGGGCGCTCGTGGAGGCCGCGCTGACACCGGCGACGTTCGACCCGAAGACGAGTGAGCGCACGGTGCGGCTCGGCCTGTCGGACGTGAACGAGGCCCTGCTCCTTCCGCCCCTGCTCCGCATCCTCGCCACGGAGGCGCCGCGCATGCGACTCGTGGTGCTCCCGGTGCAGTTCCGCACCGTCGCCGACGCGCTGACCACCTCGGCGGTGGACCTCGCGGTGACGGTGGCGGACGAATTGCCGGCGGGCACCCGGCGCTTGGCGCTCTTGAAAGGGGGCTTCGTGTGCCTCTTCGACCCGCGCCACGCCCGCGTCGGCAAGCGCCTCACCCTGGAGCGCTACCTGGAGCACGAGCACATCATCGTCTCCTACAACGGAGACCTGCGCGGCGTCGTCGAGGACCACTTCGACGTCCAGCGTCGGGTGCGGGTGTCGGTGCCGACGTTCCAGAGCATCGGAGCCCTGCTGGACGGCAGCGACCTGCTCGCCACGGTGCCCCTCATGGTTGCCAGGGACATCCTCTCTTTGCGCCCGCATCTGAAAACGACGGCGGTGCCGCTCCCCCTGGGGGGCACGGCCATGGAATTGCTCTGGCGGGGTGCCGTCGAGGACGACGAGGCCATCCGCTTCATCCGGGAGCGCGTGGTGGAGGTGACGAAGCGCCTGAAGCTCGGCGACTGA
- a CDS encoding sigma 54-interacting transcriptional regulator, translating to MKARSGPTRLKLLVLSGPQVGRSHPLAPGEYRLGKSPECDIVLNDKAISRQHLRLDVSEVGVKATDLDSHNGSFCEGMRFSELEVRPGAVLRLGSTELKLVPEGSRERVIPPSDSTRFGGLVGESRRMREVFTLLERLAPGGADVLIQGETGTGKELCAEAIHAQGPRARGPFVIVDLAGIAPTLIESELFGHVKGAFTGAQADRAGAFERAAGGTVFLDEVGELPPEVQPRLLRVLERRQVKRVGANDYRALDVRVLAATHVDLEKAVQEGRFRADLFHRLAVLRVTLPPLRERPEDVPLLIDTVLERLGRPTGALSDATRALLLQYPWPGNVRELRNVVEQVVNLGEEALPDMERAPTPAMERTASLDLPFKEAKERLIEGFERDYLRGLIERCGGNISRAAREAGIARLYLRKLLHKHGLSARDTDE from the coding sequence ATGAAGGCCCGGTCCGGCCCGACGCGGCTGAAGCTGCTGGTGCTGTCCGGGCCCCAGGTGGGCCGGAGCCACCCGCTGGCCCCTGGCGAGTACCGCCTGGGCAAGTCCCCCGAGTGCGACATCGTCCTCAACGACAAGGCCATCTCGCGCCAGCACCTGCGCCTGGACGTGTCCGAGGTCGGCGTGAAGGCCACCGACCTGGACTCGCACAACGGCTCCTTCTGCGAGGGCATGCGCTTCTCCGAGCTGGAGGTGCGCCCGGGCGCGGTGCTCCGGCTCGGCTCCACCGAGCTGAAGCTGGTCCCCGAGGGCTCGCGCGAGCGCGTCATTCCCCCGTCGGACAGCACCCGCTTCGGCGGACTCGTGGGCGAAAGCCGGCGGATGCGCGAGGTCTTCACGCTGCTGGAGCGGCTGGCCCCGGGCGGCGCGGACGTGCTCATCCAGGGAGAGACGGGCACCGGCAAGGAGCTGTGCGCGGAGGCCATCCATGCGCAGGGCCCGCGCGCCAGGGGGCCCTTCGTCATCGTGGACCTCGCCGGCATCGCCCCCACCCTCATCGAGTCCGAGCTCTTCGGCCACGTGAAGGGCGCCTTCACCGGCGCGCAGGCGGACCGGGCGGGCGCCTTCGAGCGCGCCGCCGGAGGCACCGTCTTCCTCGACGAGGTGGGCGAATTGCCGCCCGAAGTCCAGCCCCGCCTGCTGCGCGTGCTGGAGCGGCGGCAGGTGAAGCGGGTGGGCGCCAATGACTACCGGGCCCTGGACGTGCGGGTGCTGGCCGCCACGCATGTCGATTTGGAGAAGGCGGTGCAGGAGGGCCGCTTCCGCGCGGACCTGTTCCACCGGCTCGCGGTGCTGCGGGTGACGCTGCCCCCTCTGCGCGAGCGGCCAGAGGACGTGCCGCTGCTCATCGACACCGTGCTGGAGCGGCTCGGCCGTCCCACCGGCGCCCTGTCGGACGCGACGCGCGCGCTGCTCCTCCAGTACCCGTGGCCGGGCAACGTGCGCGAACTGCGCAACGTGGTGGAGCAGGTGGTGAACCTCGGCGAGGAGGCACTGCCGGACATGGAGCGCGCCCCCACGCCCGCCATGGAGCGCACCGCCTCGCTGGACCTGCCCTTCAAGGAAGCCAAGGAGCGACTCATCGAGGGCTTCGAGCGCGACTACCTGCGCGGCCTCATCGAGCGCTGCGGCGGCAACATCTCCCGCGCCGCGCGCGAGGCCGGCATCGCCCGGCTCTACCTGCGCAAGCTGCTCCACAAGCACGGGCTCTCCGCCCGCGACACGGACGAGTGA
- a CDS encoding serine/threonine-protein kinase — MQDSDDWGSAPDLAPEHTETQSQSAVAVPAPPRAGPNTAPTPFPGGTSGLRRPGGERVGRFIPLKVLGQGGMGVVYAAYDPDLDRKVALKLLRVTGEGADLEAGHARLLREAQAMARISHPNVIPVFEAAPWDGQVYVAMELVDGGTLRDWMQAQPRSWREVLEKYLAAGRGLVAAHAAGLVHRDFKPANVLVGRDERVFVTDFGLARAVGDATPEEAVPGALARLSPSLHEPLTQSGVVMGTPAFMSPEQFRGSAVDARSDQFSFCAALYRALYGQRPFDPEQLSRAAAALKPKEPSAPGATVSLERPGTVQPASPIQEPPRDAKVPAWVRRAVMRGLSLEPEGRFASMDALLEALSQEQVLSRRRRRMGLGVALAGVLGVVGAGTWWSSQVCAGAEGLVADTWGPSARQRVSAAFEATGSPVAGELARRVGAALDAYAGAWARQHTEACEDTRVRQVQTEALLSQRVVCLERRRKDLRALVDALAGADRAGVEKSLDAVYALPSPNDCADLDALSGQQPRPADPERRAELERLEGKVSEVKALLDLSRFKPAREQAGALEAQVLATGYLPLMAELRFHLGWLQAVLGEKEQGAGLLERAVFDAEAGRADRLKVSALNKLLYVEGERKRFENAARWAQLGEATLQRLGGDAVLEGDLLVNQANLALMREAPQEARVFLEKASEKLSRALPPGHPKRARVAFTLGRTLLEMGAAAEAKPVLEEALRQTEAAVGPVHADVARRHLALSMALRELREFPQALEHARVLVGLQRTLLGNEHLAVAEALDEEGMSLLALKRYDEALKVYEEALAVKRKQLEEGDEDLQYSYDGVGQALLGLGRTREALEPLRRAVSFTEAQEDSLAESGFALAHALWKEGQSQEARAEATRAQAHFTASGRAAQAGEVQAWIDSLPQDTPPPPPPRAPKQSRRR, encoded by the coding sequence ATGCAGGACAGTGATGACTGGGGCTCCGCGCCCGACCTGGCGCCGGAGCACACGGAGACGCAATCGCAGTCGGCTGTCGCCGTGCCTGCTCCACCACGCGCGGGCCCGAACACGGCGCCGACGCCTTTTCCCGGTGGGACTTCCGGGCTCCGGCGGCCGGGGGGCGAGCGGGTGGGGCGCTTCATCCCATTGAAGGTGCTGGGGCAGGGCGGCATGGGCGTGGTGTACGCGGCCTATGACCCGGACCTGGACCGGAAGGTGGCGCTCAAGCTGCTGCGCGTGACGGGCGAGGGCGCGGACCTGGAGGCGGGGCACGCGCGCCTGCTGCGCGAGGCGCAGGCCATGGCTCGCATCTCCCACCCCAATGTCATCCCCGTCTTCGAGGCGGCCCCCTGGGACGGCCAGGTCTACGTAGCCATGGAGTTGGTGGACGGGGGCACGCTGCGCGACTGGATGCAGGCGCAGCCCCGCTCCTGGCGTGAGGTGCTGGAGAAGTACCTCGCCGCGGGGCGGGGGCTGGTGGCCGCGCATGCGGCGGGGCTGGTGCACCGCGACTTCAAGCCCGCCAACGTGCTGGTGGGGCGCGACGAGCGCGTCTTCGTCACCGACTTCGGTCTGGCCCGCGCGGTGGGGGACGCCACTCCGGAGGAGGCCGTGCCCGGTGCCCTCGCGCGCCTCTCCCCGTCGCTGCACGAGCCGCTCACTCAGTCCGGCGTGGTGATGGGCACGCCGGCCTTCATGTCTCCGGAGCAGTTCCGGGGGAGCGCGGTGGACGCGCGCTCGGACCAGTTCAGCTTCTGCGCGGCGCTGTACCGGGCCCTCTACGGACAGCGCCCCTTCGACCCGGAGCAGCTGTCGCGGGCCGCCGCGGCGCTGAAGCCGAAGGAGCCGAGTGCACCGGGGGCGACGGTGTCGCTGGAGCGGCCCGGGACGGTGCAGCCCGCGTCCCCCATCCAGGAGCCGCCGCGCGACGCGAAGGTGCCCGCCTGGGTGCGGCGCGCGGTGATGCGCGGGCTGTCCCTGGAGCCGGAGGGCCGCTTCGCCTCCATGGACGCGCTGCTGGAGGCGCTGTCGCAGGAGCAGGTGCTGTCGCGGCGGCGCAGGCGAATGGGCCTCGGTGTGGCGCTGGCGGGCGTGCTGGGCGTCGTGGGCGCGGGCACGTGGTGGAGCTCACAGGTGTGCGCGGGGGCGGAGGGGCTGGTGGCGGACACGTGGGGCCCGTCGGCGCGACAGCGGGTGTCGGCGGCCTTCGAGGCTACGGGCAGCCCGGTGGCCGGTGAGCTGGCCCGGCGCGTGGGCGCTGCGCTGGACGCCTATGCGGGGGCGTGGGCGCGGCAGCACACCGAGGCGTGCGAGGACACGCGGGTGCGGCAGGTGCAGACGGAGGCCCTGCTGTCACAGCGGGTGGTGTGCCTGGAGCGTCGGCGGAAGGATTTGCGGGCGCTGGTGGACGCCCTGGCGGGCGCGGACCGCGCGGGCGTGGAGAAGTCGCTGGACGCCGTGTACGCGCTGCCCTCGCCCAACGACTGCGCCGACCTGGATGCGCTGTCCGGCCAACAGCCCCGGCCAGCGGACCCGGAGCGGCGCGCGGAGCTGGAGCGGCTGGAGGGCAAGGTCTCCGAGGTGAAGGCGCTGCTGGATTTGAGCCGCTTCAAGCCCGCGCGGGAGCAGGCGGGGGCGCTGGAGGCGCAGGTGCTGGCCACGGGCTACCTGCCGCTGATGGCGGAGCTGCGCTTCCACCTGGGCTGGCTCCAGGCGGTGCTGGGCGAGAAGGAGCAGGGCGCGGGGCTGCTGGAGCGCGCCGTGTTCGACGCCGAGGCGGGGCGGGCCGACCGGCTGAAGGTCTCCGCGCTCAACAAGCTCCTCTATGTGGAGGGCGAGCGGAAGCGCTTCGAGAATGCCGCGCGCTGGGCGCAGTTGGGCGAGGCGACGCTCCAGCGGCTCGGCGGGGACGCGGTGTTGGAGGGCGACCTGCTGGTGAATCAGGCCAACCTCGCCCTCATGCGCGAGGCGCCCCAGGAGGCGCGAGTCTTCCTGGAGAAGGCGTCCGAGAAGCTCTCACGAGCGCTGCCACCGGGGCACCCCAAGCGGGCCCGCGTGGCCTTCACGCTGGGGCGCACGCTGCTGGAAATGGGCGCCGCCGCCGAGGCGAAGCCCGTGCTGGAGGAGGCCCTCCGCCAGACGGAGGCCGCGGTGGGGCCGGTGCACGCGGACGTGGCGCGCCGGCACCTGGCCCTGTCCATGGCGCTGCGCGAGCTGAGGGAGTTTCCCCAGGCGCTGGAGCATGCCCGGGTGCTGGTGGGCCTCCAGCGGACGCTGCTCGGCAACGAGCACCTGGCCGTGGCCGAGGCGCTGGACGAGGAGGGCATGAGCCTGCTCGCGCTGAAGCGCTACGACGAGGCGCTGAAGGTGTACGAGGAGGCGCTGGCCGTGAAGCGGAAGCAGCTGGAGGAAGGGGACGAGGACCTCCAGTACTCGTACGACGGCGTCGGACAGGCGCTGCTGGGCCTGGGGCGCACGCGCGAGGCGCTGGAGCCGTTGCGGCGGGCCGTGTCCTTCACGGAGGCCCAGGAGGACTCGCTGGCCGAGTCGGGCTTTGCGCTCGCGCACGCGCTCTGGAAGGAGGGGCAGTCGCAGGAGGCTCGGGCCGAGGCCACCCGTGCGCAGGCGCACTTCACCGCGTCCGGCCGCGCCGCGCAGGCCGGGGAGGTCCAGGCCTGGATCGACTCACTTCCCCAGGACACGCCTCCGCCGCCGCCTCCGCGAGCTCCGAAGCAGTCGCGGCGGCGGTGA
- a CDS encoding diiron oxygenase: protein MLNQNHEYQSCIQSSERVAWKIDDLLPKDTALDFTRRFLSDALTGTEGIRCLNAGEKLMLNQIRSNSYAHLFLFLEEYAVALAAQRAGLELHGNPLHMRALLRFSEEEIKHQQLFARYTETFARGFRVAPALLDNQVAVAKAIMTKSNLGVLFFNLHMELMTQQHYVETMRDNERESLDPLFRNMLKHHWLEEAQHTRLDFLEAQKIIDQAPDTVAAAMDEYAELLQALRGTLNAQLQLDLQTFEKAAERTFTEAERKEIFEVQERSYVWGFIGMGMKAPLFLSRLRTLSPLAEQRVLELAPTYYCN, encoded by the coding sequence ATGCTCAATCAAAACCACGAGTATCAGTCCTGCATCCAGAGCAGTGAGCGTGTCGCGTGGAAGATCGACGACCTGCTACCGAAGGACACCGCGCTGGATTTCACGCGGCGCTTCCTCTCGGATGCGCTGACGGGGACGGAGGGCATCCGCTGTCTCAACGCGGGCGAGAAGCTGATGCTCAATCAGATTCGCTCCAACAGCTATGCGCACCTGTTCCTGTTCCTGGAGGAGTACGCCGTGGCCCTGGCGGCGCAGCGCGCCGGACTCGAGCTGCATGGGAACCCGTTGCACATGCGCGCGCTGCTTCGCTTCAGCGAAGAGGAAATCAAGCACCAGCAGTTGTTCGCGCGTTACACCGAGACCTTCGCCCGCGGCTTCCGGGTCGCCCCGGCGCTGCTCGACAACCAGGTCGCGGTGGCGAAGGCCATCATGACGAAGTCGAACCTGGGCGTGCTCTTCTTCAACCTCCACATGGAGTTGATGACGCAGCAGCACTACGTGGAGACCATGCGCGACAACGAGCGTGAGTCGCTGGACCCGCTGTTCCGCAACATGCTCAAGCACCACTGGCTCGAGGAGGCGCAGCACACCCGGCTCGACTTCCTGGAGGCGCAGAAGATCATCGACCAGGCGCCGGACACGGTGGCCGCGGCCATGGATGAGTACGCCGAGCTGCTCCAGGCGCTGCGCGGCACGCTGAACGCGCAGCTCCAATTGGACCTGCAGACCTTCGAGAAGGCGGCGGAGCGGACCTTCACCGAGGCGGAGCGGAAGGAAATCTTCGAGGTCCAGGAGCGCTCGTACGTCTGGGGCTTCATCGGCATGGGGATGAAGGCCCCGCTCTTCCTCTCCCGCCTGCGCACGCTCTCACCGCTCGCCGAGCAGCGCGTCCTCGAGCTGGCGCCGACGTACTACTGCAACTGA
- a CDS encoding endo-1,3-alpha-glucanase family glycosylhydrolase: MRTPLLFSRPRAAALLLVPLLSLSCMGAPEESSRDTDTAEATTPPVTPEALDAAAPTLATVLVAAGDTWRYLDTGADLGTGWISAGFADGTWAQGAAPLGYAETDLATTVSFGTSAANKHITTYLRKSFTVEEASRVSALLVRFQRDDGVAVYLNGTEVLRSNLPAGTVGYRTLASATVAEPAEETTWLTQSLEPGALRTGTNVIAVELHQAAASSSDLRFDLELSATVEPAPSPISSCYPFDLPATSVLRASPKKVFGFYYPIFPISIENADPAVDHWLSWLTPEARNGEYASIGGLMRDRPLPRAPWADGAWRQRDFEVEVRRAIAAGLDGFIYEHPYRVSSDARNNQLTTMLAAAAAVDPAFRIVLSPDFPTEATGTTDGLVTTIAGVANHPSVYRLNGSIVLASFSPERKPLSFWATLRDRLAAQGISVTYWPMLPYTGDTTKYADWNDLVAGYSTWGERTAASAENMRRWSVEAHRRGRYWMSPVAFEDVRHKLTDSVDSSRVYWEAQNSLTFRSQFEKAIEGDADWVSLLTLTDYTESWMTASQERGYVIMDWIAWYTTWFKLGRRPTIVRDALYYTHREHRADAPYDASRQTARAMKLRGGTPASNQVELLAFLKEPGQLVITQGSDVRTLEVTSAGVTAFPVPMVPGTTPVFELRRNGVTLQRLQSATPILTQVVYQDMMYHAGGGRSCTRP; the protein is encoded by the coding sequence ATGCGCACCCCGCTGCTTTTCTCCAGGCCCCGCGCCGCCGCCTTGCTGCTCGTCCCCCTGCTCTCGCTGTCCTGCATGGGCGCTCCCGAAGAGTCCTCGCGAGACACCGACACGGCCGAAGCCACGACTCCGCCCGTGACACCCGAGGCCCTGGACGCGGCCGCGCCCACGCTGGCGACGGTGCTCGTCGCGGCGGGTGACACGTGGCGGTACCTGGACACGGGCGCGGACCTCGGCACGGGATGGATTTCCGCCGGCTTCGCTGACGGGACATGGGCCCAGGGGGCCGCGCCGCTGGGCTACGCCGAGACGGACCTCGCCACCACGGTTTCCTTCGGCACCAGCGCCGCCAACAAGCACATCACCACGTACCTGCGGAAGTCCTTCACCGTGGAGGAGGCCTCGCGCGTCAGCGCGCTGCTCGTCCGCTTCCAGCGCGATGACGGCGTGGCCGTCTACCTGAACGGCACCGAGGTCCTGCGCAGCAACCTGCCCGCTGGCACGGTGGGCTACCGCACCCTGGCATCCGCCACCGTCGCCGAGCCGGCGGAGGAGACCACGTGGCTCACGCAGTCCCTCGAGCCGGGAGCGCTGCGCACCGGCACCAATGTCATCGCCGTCGAACTGCACCAGGCCGCGGCGAGCTCCTCCGATTTGAGGTTCGACCTGGAGCTGAGCGCCACCGTCGAGCCGGCGCCTTCGCCCATCTCCTCCTGCTACCCCTTCGACCTGCCCGCGACGAGCGTCCTGCGCGCGTCCCCCAAGAAGGTCTTCGGCTTCTACTACCCCATCTTCCCCATCTCGATTGAGAACGCCGACCCCGCCGTGGACCACTGGCTCAGCTGGCTGACGCCCGAGGCCCGGAATGGGGAGTACGCCTCCATCGGTGGGCTGATGCGAGACAGGCCCCTGCCCCGTGCGCCCTGGGCCGACGGCGCCTGGCGACAGCGGGACTTCGAGGTGGAGGTGCGACGAGCGATTGCCGCCGGGCTCGACGGCTTCATCTACGAGCACCCCTACCGCGTCTCCTCGGACGCGCGGAACAACCAACTGACCACCATGCTGGCCGCGGCCGCGGCGGTGGACCCCGCGTTCCGCATCGTGCTCAGCCCGGACTTCCCCACGGAAGCCACCGGGACGACGGACGGGCTGGTGACGACGATTGCCGGCGTGGCCAACCACCCCTCGGTGTACCGGCTCAACGGCAGCATCGTCCTCGCAAGCTTCTCGCCCGAGCGCAAGCCGCTGTCCTTCTGGGCCACGCTGCGGGACAGGCTCGCCGCCCAGGGCATCTCCGTCACCTACTGGCCGATGCTGCCCTACACGGGGGACACGACGAAGTACGCGGACTGGAACGACCTCGTCGCCGGCTACTCGACGTGGGGTGAGCGCACGGCCGCCTCGGCGGAGAACATGCGCCGCTGGAGCGTGGAGGCGCACCGGCGGGGGCGGTACTGGATGTCCCCCGTCGCCTTCGAGGACGTGCGGCACAAGCTCACCGACAGCGTCGACAGCAGCCGCGTCTACTGGGAGGCCCAGAACAGCCTGACGTTCCGCTCCCAGTTCGAGAAGGCCATCGAGGGTGACGCGGACTGGGTGTCACTCCTCACGCTGACGGACTACACGGAGTCCTGGATGACGGCGTCGCAGGAGCGGGGCTACGTCATCATGGATTGGATTGCCTGGTACACCACCTGGTTCAAGCTCGGCCGGCGGCCCACCATCGTCCGCGACGCGCTCTACTACACGCATCGCGAGCACCGCGCCGACGCGCCCTACGACGCCAGCCGGCAGACCGCGCGAGCCATGAAGCTGCGAGGCGGCACGCCCGCGTCGAACCAGGTGGAGCTGCTCGCCTTCCTCAAGGAGCCCGGCCAGCTCGTCATCACCCAGGGCAGCGACGTGAGGACGCTGGAGGTGACGAGCGCGGGTGTGACGGCCTTCCCGGTGCCCATGGTGCCGGGCACCACGCCCGTGTTCGAGCTGCGGCGCAACGGGGTGACCCTCCAGCGACTCCAGAGCGCGACGCCCATCCTCACGCAGGTCGTCTACCAGGACATGATGTATCACGCGGGCGGTGGGCGCTCCTGCACGCGGCCCTGA
- a CDS encoding DoxX family protein, translating into MKLVSLFPPPPTKLGSIGLLLLRLVTGVAFMMHGWSKIQNPLHWMGPEAPTPGILQALAALSEFGGGLAWILGALVPLASLGIFFTMAVAVFFHAVVRGDPFVAKGGGSYEPALVYLVIAVVMLTVGPGLYSVDAWLRQRLARS; encoded by the coding sequence ATGAAACTCGTATCGCTATTCCCACCACCCCCGACGAAGCTGGGGAGCATCGGGCTGTTGCTGCTTCGCCTCGTCACGGGCGTCGCCTTCATGATGCACGGGTGGTCCAAAATCCAGAACCCGCTCCACTGGATGGGGCCGGAGGCACCGACGCCCGGCATTCTCCAGGCGCTGGCGGCGCTCTCGGAGTTTGGCGGAGGACTGGCGTGGATTCTGGGCGCGCTGGTGCCGCTGGCCTCGCTGGGCATCTTCTTCACGATGGCCGTCGCGGTGTTCTTCCACGCCGTGGTGCGGGGAGACCCGTTCGTCGCCAAGGGCGGCGGGAGCTATGAGCCCGCGCTCGTGTACCTGGTCATCGCCGTGGTGATGCTCACCGTCGGGCCCGGCCTGTACTCGGTGGATGCGTGGCTGCGGCAGCGGCTCGCGCGAAGCTGA
- a CDS encoding phosphate ABC transporter substrate-binding protein codes for MPPPVSQSPRASARSWPAALAALLLLASCEQATRAPSALAYAGSGTISDTVLPALSRGFVDAGGVPVDARFYVGSSAGMRMVLEGQADLAGLARAPKSTEKALNPYYVIFAYDALAVLVHPDNPVKDLTRAQVKALFTGQVKNWRELGGHDGPVERVTVELNSGSGSVDFFRETVMEGASFGPGRVIPHPDDCQRYVASHRDAVTFLSLSQGVEGVRRLALDGVEATPATVRTADYPLSRPLVLATRGVPEGSLRAFLDFVMSPPGQALVARTFVPVHADR; via the coding sequence TTGCCGCCCCCCGTCTCGCAGTCTCCCCGCGCGTCCGCGCGGTCCTGGCCCGCGGCCCTCGCGGCGCTCCTCCTGCTCGCGTCCTGTGAGCAGGCCACGCGCGCGCCGTCGGCGCTCGCCTACGCGGGCTCCGGCACCATCAGCGACACCGTCCTGCCGGCGCTCAGCCGTGGCTTCGTGGACGCCGGGGGCGTGCCGGTGGACGCGCGCTTCTACGTGGGCTCCAGCGCGGGGATGCGCATGGTGTTGGAGGGGCAGGCGGACCTGGCCGGGCTGGCGCGTGCGCCGAAGAGCACGGAGAAGGCCCTCAACCCCTACTACGTCATCTTCGCGTACGACGCGCTCGCGGTGCTCGTCCACCCGGACAACCCGGTGAAGGACCTCACGCGCGCCCAGGTGAAGGCGCTCTTCACCGGACAGGTGAAGAACTGGCGCGAGCTGGGTGGGCACGACGGGCCGGTGGAGCGCGTCACGGTGGAGCTCAACAGCGGCTCCGGCTCGGTGGACTTCTTCCGCGAGACGGTGATGGAGGGCGCGAGCTTCGGCCCCGGCCGCGTCATCCCCCACCCCGACGACTGCCAGCGCTATGTGGCCTCGCACCGCGACGCGGTGACGTTCCTCTCGCTCTCGCAGGGCGTGGAGGGCGTGCGCCGGCTGGCGCTGGACGGCGTGGAGGCCACGCCCGCCACGGTGCGCACCGCGGACTATCCCCTCTCGCGCCCGCTGGTGCTCGCCACCCGCGGCGTGCCCGAGGGCTCCCTGCGAGCCTTCCTCGACTTCGTCATGTCCCCGCCCGGCCAGGCGCTGGTGGCAAGAACCTTCGTCCCCGTCCACGCGGACCGCTGA